In Methanothermococcus thermolithotrophicus DSM 2095, one DNA window encodes the following:
- a CDS encoding S-layer protein, producing the protein MKYIILGMMLLLLIPVVVGEVREIPQGNVEINIIQYNVSFNYTLEENKNLTILELNTSKESDIVAYFDNEPLFSYEVSNDSSTKTYNTHLLNGTIVIAGVNASNYNKIEGTANCTFIGWNKTLGYAFFLFDNIGESKSGIIKLKYEEPQAPTNDNTPPTGFSGGGGGGGAAPETPTYEGVSEEIKSIKIKEFVFNAKMIAGNNIDGNFSKGLKNATELVNKSLDIKEDCILVGGPVANPLVKKYAWTFKVKVTNDYPGAHKGVIQKQIINGHTVVLLAGSDRWGTKAAVEYFKTLDDIPDEPIIVEWKDGKPVKIE; encoded by the coding sequence ATGAAGTATATTATATTGGGAATGATGCTTTTATTATTGATTCCAGTGGTTGTAGGGGAGGTTAGAGAGATACCTCAAGGGAATGTTGAAATAAATATAATCCAATATAATGTATCGTTCAACTACACGCTTGAAGAAAATAAAAACCTAACAATATTGGAACTAAACACTTCAAAAGAAAGTGATATTGTAGCATATTTTGATAATGAGCCATTATTTTCATATGAAGTTTCTAATGATTCATCAACAAAGACGTATAACACCCATTTATTAAATGGAACAATTGTAATAGCGGGAGTTAATGCATCAAATTATAATAAAATTGAAGGAACCGCAAATTGTACTTTTATAGGATGGAATAAAACACTTGGATATGCATTTTTCTTATTTGATAATATCGGAGAATCAAAATCAGGAATTATTAAGTTAAAATATGAAGAACCACAAGCACCAACAAACGACAACACACCTCCAACTGGTTTTTCAGGTGGTGGGGGTGGAGGAGGTGCTGCTCCAGAGACCCCAACCTACGAGGGGGTATCAGAAGAGATAAAATCCATTAAGATAAAAGAATTCGTATTTAACGCAAAAATGATAGCAGGAAACAATATCGATGGAAATTTCTCAAAAGGACTCAAAAACGCAACAGAATTAGTAAATAAATCACTTGACATAAAAGAAGACTGCATCTTAGTTGGAGGACCTGTGGCAAACCCGCTGGTTAAAAAATACGCATGGACCTTTAAAGTAAAAGTAACCAATGACTATCCAGGAGCTCACAAAGGAGTGATACAAAAACAGATTATTAATGGGCATACTGTAGTACTCCTAGCAGGTTCTGACAGATGGGGGACAAAGGCAGCAGTTGAATACTTCAAAACTTTAGATGATATTCCAGACGAACCTATAATCGTAGAATGGAAGGATGGAAAACCTGTTAAAATAGAATAA
- a CDS encoding M6 family metalloprotease domain-containing protein — MNRNKLLIALLTITALLTATQMVSAVPAEPRTHNLTQPDGSIIQAKLVGDERFYVWETTNGYTILKNKDGYWAYAIKKDGKLVPSSYVVGKSNMNKYGAKEYDISQNSYDLTRLNIQKHLRPDKDVIEQNTFKSLSSSISTQTNYPLKSSAQLTPSLINGTQKAIVILIEFQDVKHNPNNTPAYYENMLFNKSNNLSMNRYYNEVSYGKVDVVGNVTYVWVTSQYNMSYYWDDYYWYIDAKNGPIYELAREAVQLADPYINFSQYDTDGDTIVDHLIIIHAGYGQEFSGNSSDIWSHRWVIPNCTTDDGVSAYGYTMQSEYSPMGTFAHEFGHDLGLPDLYDKDGSSSGIGKWGLMGAGSWLGNPSGTYPAHLCAWSKYLLGWVSPISINGTQHIEIPAVELNDTVYMLLDNPFGPTDWDMFGNGVGEYFLIENRQKIGFDSYLPGEGLLIWHVDESEPGNYNETHYLVDLEEADGYQELENGYDRGSSTDPWYSNLTGFTDVSNPNSNLYDGTNSGVRVTNISDSSVTMTADLTVSSNITNTSTGPTYINMLPYVIDTSGYYILNISSTGINSTAITITANDVVLDGNGHVLEGMGINTSSIYWEYQEGYLGYSGIDIRYCKNVTIKNLAVMNWSVGIDFYGVDNSKIENITVSSNDCGISLWGSNNNTLRNNTMNNNTYNFMSWSWEGYNDIDTSNTVDGKPIYYLVNKSNLTIDSSSNAGTVYLIDCKNITVKDLHLAHNGFGLKLLRTNDSKIENITVSSNDWGIFLDWNSNNNILTNITVSSNDCGISLWGSNNNTLRNNTMNNNTYNFMSWSWEGYNDIDTSNTVDGKPIYYLVNKSNLTIDSSSNAGTVYLIDCKNITVKDLHLAHNGFGLKLLRTNDSKIENITVSSNDCGISLWGSNNNILTNITVSSNDYCGILLDWNSNNNILTNSNITNNWHGLYIGWDSNNNTIISITS, encoded by the coding sequence ATGAATAGAAATAAATTATTGATTGCTCTACTGACTATTACGGCATTACTAACTGCTACTCAAATGGTTAGTGCTGTCCCAGCAGAACCTAGAACTCATAACTTAACTCAGCCAGATGGATCAATAATTCAAGCAAAATTAGTAGGTGATGAACGGTTCTATGTATGGGAAACTACAAATGGTTACACCATTCTTAAAAATAAAGACGGTTATTGGGCATATGCTATTAAGAAAGATGGTAAATTAGTTCCAAGTTCATATGTTGTTGGTAAATCCAATATGAACAAATATGGTGCAAAAGAGTACGACATATCTCAAAACTCATATGATCTTACTAGACTAAATATTCAAAAACATCTACGCCCAGATAAAGATGTTATTGAACAAAATACATTTAAATCTCTTTCTTCATCAATAAGCACTCAAACAAATTATCCATTAAAGTCATCAGCACAATTAACACCGTCATTAATAAATGGAACACAAAAAGCCATAGTAATTTTAATAGAATTCCAGGATGTAAAACATAATCCTAATAATACTCCAGCATATTATGAAAACATGTTATTTAATAAGAGTAATAACCTTAGTATGAATAGATATTATAATGAAGTTTCCTACGGTAAAGTAGATGTAGTTGGAAACGTGACTTATGTCTGGGTTACAAGTCAATATAATATGTCCTATTACTGGGATGATTATTATTGGTACATAGATGCCAAAAATGGTCCAATATATGAGCTCGCTAGAGAAGCTGTTCAGTTAGCAGACCCATATATTAATTTCTCGCAATACGATACAGACGGGGACACTATTGTAGATCACCTTATAATAATCCATGCAGGATATGGACAAGAATTCAGTGGTAATAGTAGCGATATATGGTCACATAGATGGGTAATCCCTAATTGTACAACAGACGATGGAGTTTCAGCGTATGGATACACTATGCAATCTGAATATTCTCCAATGGGTACCTTTGCCCATGAATTTGGTCATGATCTCGGATTACCTGATTTATATGATAAAGATGGTAGTTCTTCAGGTATTGGAAAATGGGGATTAATGGGCGCAGGTAGTTGGTTGGGTAATCCATCCGGAACTTACCCAGCACATTTATGTGCATGGTCCAAGTATTTACTTGGATGGGTATCACCTATCTCAATAAATGGAACACAACACATTGAAATACCAGCGGTAGAATTGAACGACACTGTGTATATGTTGCTGGATAATCCATTTGGCCCTACTGATTGGGATATGTTTGGCAATGGAGTTGGCGAATACTTTTTAATAGAAAATAGACAAAAAATTGGATTTGATTCGTATCTTCCAGGTGAAGGGTTATTAATTTGGCATGTTGATGAGAGTGAACCAGGTAATTATAATGAAACCCATTATTTAGTAGACTTGGAAGAGGCTGATGGATATCAGGAATTGGAAAATGGATACGACAGGGGAAGCAGCACTGACCCTTGGTATTCAAACTTAACAGGATTTACCGATGTATCGAATCCAAATTCAAATTTATACGATGGAACGAATAGTGGTGTCCGCGTAACTAATATAAGTGATTCAAGTGTAACAATGACTGCTGATTTAACGGTTTCATCCAATATTACAAACACATCCACGGGTCCTACCTATATAAACATGCTACCTTACGTGATTGACACATCAGGATACTATATATTGAACATAAGTAGCACAGGTATAAACAGTACTGCCATAACAATAACCGCTAATGATGTTGTACTAGACGGAAATGGACATGTTTTAGAAGGAATGGGGATTAACACCTCGTCCATATACTGGGAGTATCAGGAGGGTTACCTGGGTTATTCAGGAATCGATATTAGATATTGTAAAAACGTAACTATTAAGAATTTGGCGGTAATGAATTGGAGTGTAGGAATTGATTTTTATGGTGTGGATAATAGCAAAATAGAAAATATAACTGTAAGCTCAAATGATTGTGGAATATCCCTCTGGGGTTCAAACAATAATACGCTAAGAAATAATACGATGAACAATAATACTTACAATTTCATGTCGTGGAGTTGGGAAGGATATAACGATATAGATACATCAAATACCGTAGATGGAAAACCAATATACTACTTGGTAAATAAATCAAATCTTACCATAGATTCTTCAAGTAATGCTGGAACGGTTTATTTGATAGATTGTAAAAACATAACTGTTAAGGATCTGCATTTAGCGCATAATGGATTTGGATTAAAGCTTTTAAGAACAAATGATTCAAAAATAGAAAATATAACTGTAAGCTCAAATGATTGGGGAATATTCCTTGACTGGAACTCAAATAATAATATATTAACAAACATAACTGTAAGCTCAAATGATTGTGGAATATCCCTCTGGGGTTCAAACAATAATACGCTAAGAAATAATACGATGAACAATAATACTTACAATTTCATGTCGTGGAGTTGGGAAGGATATAACGATATAGATACATCAAATACCGTAGATGGAAAACCAATATACTACTTGGTAAATAAATCAAATCTTACCATAGATTCTTCAAGTAATGCTGGAACGGTTTATTTGATAGATTGTAAAAACATAACTGTTAAGGATCTGCATTTAGCGCATAATGGATTTGGATTAAAGCTTTTAAGAACAAATGATTCAAAAATAGAAAATATAACTGTAAGCTCAAATGATTGTGGAATATCCCTCTGGGGTTCAAACAATAATATATTAACAAACATAACTGTAAGCTCAAACGATTACTGTGGGATACTCCTTGACTGGAACTCAAACAATAATATATTAACAAATAGCAATATAACGAATAATTGGCATGGTTTGTACATTGGATGGGATTCAAATAATAACACAATTATTTCAATAACTTCTTGA
- a CDS encoding CARDB domain-containing protein, translating into MVNYTYAGKYFTNYLGNYYSDYNGTDNDGDGIGDAPYNISNNYYYLINNHITKDTIPPYIENKFNAYGYTKHILSNASNSIVEYPIDNYPLIMPVENYTIGNIVETTNTTNQHIDLLGNLTYRIINETENITTFEITLIVINDGNSTSNEFNTTIYVNNNSIKTERLSLNAGESKEIKINYTTNLTNNIEIKAIIDTNKEVDEVDENNNIIIKTITFPDVGITWAYMPTAVKINETKDLRFDLRKDGYGTVEANLTVKLDDKIIHNEKITFNEWYHDYRYRELPITFNESGAHNITITITPIGTKDRNMADNTKTISVTVKEAKADIEKVYGLPYNNILKADGEYWIDVRYNVSVPSYYTIKINTTKGIQIIGDSEKTRYTWRHGWTYFKIKAVDISNNESISIEIFDHNNKLLANETLTGIKITDHPVEIKYSNITYTNSSANLTFRVFNTTEYDIDRHVEYVVMIGEQGRVLKGIEYLTGYPHGCIEQTTSPMVASIYVKKYCDQNNISTTIDFGSNVNNGIERLTTGTNKPEVISSYEYAWGLWGASYPNPIHTGYVLYGLTTAKMNGYDVNMTHIENGARYLVNSQNDDGSWNTGWTYYMRDEYSSNALITISLAQTYNITTNETLKQEIFNATNKSVRYLISQTVYENNIYDLGFKAWALSEAYNMGINDSEVKEALNETIIAIGNWKNEHKNDEAISLFRGTSSYSVYGVASESIAVASIGCQKANGIINNSEYGTLNSMLINIYSRYGGSGWGSTKSTGLALRALTESGTATNTNNIQITVKVDGNEINTITVNATNPKFVGKYYNNTLLTSGKHEIAFEFSGSSKILCGALVSQTTPYSIAIKSDGKDYIDPLAEDFNLTITTTKAIVGREFNATFTITNKATEPIEVGIIKVKLPKGMNYTNMTKYMNESYSISFNSTTNETTLYIYPEIVKASSSLSITIPLNVTEENANDIEAVFYPMYNEETIAPAKATTTVIPIRKMNVALPTGWVMDVEEKEDKTIITIK; encoded by the coding sequence ATGGTTAATTACACCTATGCTGGAAAATATTTCACAAACTACTTAGGAAACTACTATTCAGATTACAATGGAACAGATAATGATGGAGATGGAATTGGGGACGCACCTTACAACATTTCAAACAACTATTATTATTTAATAAATAATCATATAACCAAAGACACAATACCGCCATATATTGAAAATAAATTTAATGCATATGGGTATACAAAACATATATTATCGAATGCTTCAAACTCAATAGTTGAGTATCCAATAGACAACTATCCGTTAATTATGCCGGTAGAGAATTATACGATCGGAAATATTGTCGAAACTACAAATACAACAAATCAACACATCGACTTGTTAGGAAACCTAACTTATAGAATTATAAACGAAACAGAAAATATAACGACCTTTGAAATAACATTAATAGTAATAAATGATGGAAACTCGACTAGTAACGAGTTTAATACAACGATTTATGTAAACAATAACTCAATAAAAACCGAAAGATTATCATTAAACGCAGGAGAATCAAAAGAAATTAAAATCAACTATACAACAAATTTAACAAATAATATTGAAATAAAAGCAATCATTGATACAAATAAAGAAGTTGATGAAGTTGATGAAAATAATAACATTATCATAAAAACCATAACATTCCCAGATGTTGGAATTACATGGGCATACATGCCAACAGCAGTAAAAATAAATGAAACCAAAGATTTAAGATTTGATTTAAGAAAAGATGGCTATGGAACTGTTGAAGCAAACTTAACAGTAAAATTAGACGATAAAATAATACACAATGAGAAAATAACATTTAATGAATGGTATCACGATTATAGATACCGAGAACTACCAATAACATTTAACGAATCTGGAGCTCATAACATTACAATAACCATAACTCCAATAGGGACAAAAGACAGAAATATGGCAGATAACACAAAAACTATAAGTGTTACAGTAAAAGAGGCAAAGGCAGATATTGAAAAAGTTTATGGATTACCATACAACAATATATTAAAGGCGGATGGAGAGTACTGGATAGATGTTCGCTACAATGTCTCAGTTCCAAGTTACTATACAATTAAAATAAACACGACAAAAGGTATCCAAATAATTGGGGATTCTGAAAAAACAAGATACACTTGGAGACATGGATGGACATACTTCAAAATAAAAGCAGTGGATATTTCAAACAATGAAAGTATATCAATAGAGATATTTGACCATAACAACAAATTATTGGCAAATGAAACACTGACTGGTATAAAAATAACTGACCATCCAGTTGAAATTAAATATTCAAACATAACTTACACAAATTCATCAGCGAATTTAACATTTAGAGTATTCAATACAACAGAATACGATATCGATAGGCATGTTGAATATGTGGTAATGATTGGGGAACAAGGAAGGGTTTTAAAAGGAATTGAATATCTTACAGGATATCCACACGGATGTATTGAGCAAACAACATCACCAATGGTTGCATCCATCTATGTTAAAAAATACTGTGATCAAAACAACATTTCAACAACCATTGACTTTGGTTCTAATGTAAATAATGGAATTGAGAGATTAACAACCGGAACCAATAAACCAGAAGTAATCTCAAGTTATGAATACGCATGGGGACTTTGGGGAGCATCATATCCAAATCCAATCCATACAGGTTACGTGTTATATGGATTAACCACTGCAAAAATGAATGGTTATGATGTAAATATGACCCATATTGAAAATGGAGCCAGATATTTGGTAAATTCACAAAATGATGATGGAAGCTGGAACACTGGTTGGACATACTATATGAGAGATGAATATTCAAGCAATGCATTAATAACAATAAGTTTGGCACAAACATACAACATAACAACCAATGAAACCCTAAAACAAGAAATATTCAATGCAACAAACAAATCAGTAAGATACTTAATCAGTCAAACTGTCTATGAAAACAACATCTACGACTTAGGATTCAAAGCATGGGCATTATCAGAAGCATACAATATGGGAATTAACGATTCAGAAGTTAAAGAAGCATTAAACGAAACAATCATTGCGATAGGTAACTGGAAAAATGAACATAAGAATGATGAAGCCATCTCATTATTCAGAGGAACTTCAAGCTACAGCGTCTATGGTGTTGCATCAGAAAGTATTGCAGTAGCTTCAATTGGATGTCAAAAAGCAAATGGCATTATAAACAACAGTGAATATGGAACACTAAACAGCATGCTAATAAACATATACAGTAGATATGGAGGTTCAGGTTGGGGTTCAACAAAATCCACTGGCTTAGCATTAAGGGCATTAACTGAATCAGGAACTGCAACAAACACCAACAATATCCAAATAACGGTAAAAGTTGATGGAAACGAAATAAATACAATAACTGTAAATGCAACAAATCCAAAATTCGTAGGAAAATACTACAACAACACACTCTTAACAAGCGGGAAACATGAAATAGCATTTGAATTTAGTGGAAGTTCCAAGATATTATGTGGAGCTCTAGTATCACAAACAACACCATATTCAATAGCAATAAAGAGTGATGGTAAGGATTATATCGACCCATTGGCAGAAGACTTTAACCTAACAATAACAACAACGAAAGCCATTGTTGGTAGGGAATTTAATGCAACATTTACCATAACTAACAAAGCTACTGAGCCTATTGAAGTAGGAATTATAAAAGTAAAATTACCAAAAGGAATGAATTACACAAACATGACAAAATACATGAATGAATCATATAGTATTAGCTTCAACTCAACAACAAATGAAACAACACTATACATCTATCCTGAAATAGTAAAGGCATCAAGCAGTTTATCAATAACAATTCCATTAAATGTAACAGAAGAAAATGCGAACGATATTGAAGCTGTATTCTACCCAATGTATAATGAAGAAACAATAGCTCCAGCAAAAGCAACAACAACCGTAATCCCAATAAGAAAAATGAATGTAGCACTTCCAACAGGATGGGTAATGGATGTTGAAGAAAAAGAAGATAAAACAATAATAACCATTAAATAA
- a CDS encoding Zn-ribbon domain-containing OB-fold protein translates to MVVRSWRHMKERYNLIGTRCKTCGKVYFPSRTVCPDCRRKGELEEFQLSGKGKIYTYSIVYAPPKEFNKLTPYVIAIVELEEGPKVTAQVDCDINKISIGIPVEAAFRRIKEDGKDGIISYGYKFVPITE, encoded by the coding sequence ATGGTAGTGAGATCCTGGAGGCATATGAAAGAAAGGTATAACTTAATAGGTACACGATGTAAAACCTGTGGTAAGGTTTACTTCCCATCAAGAACCGTATGTCCAGACTGTAGAAGAAAAGGAGAATTGGAAGAATTTCAGTTAAGTGGAAAAGGTAAGATTTACACCTACTCAATAGTTTACGCACCGCCAAAAGAGTTCAATAAATTAACGCCCTATGTAATAGCAATTGTTGAGTTGGAAGAGGGCCCTAAAGTAACAGCTCAAGTGGATTGTGATATTAATAAGATATCTATTGGAATACCCGTGGAAGCAGCATTTAGGAGAATAAAAGAAGATGGTAAGGATGGAATAATAAGCTACGGTTATAAATTCGTACCTATTACCGAATAA
- the cobQ gene encoding cobyric acid synthase CobQ: MAKFIMVVGTSSNSGKTVLVSALCRLLANKGYKVAPFKSQNMSLNSRVSVEDGEIAVAQYTQARAAKTEPSIHFNPILLKPKGNFVSQVVVHGKPYKDMDYNEYRKNKDYFLDKITESLEYLDNNYDYVVMEGAGSCCEINLLEDDIANLRVAEIVDADAILVSDIDNGGVFASIYGTIELLPENWRKLIKGFVINKFRGNVDVLKSGFKKIEELTGIPVLGTIPYDESLILPEEDSQALQGRKVFGNSESPIEVNVLRFSKIANFTDVDPISNDVLVKFIDFKENITGDILILPGTRCSTVEMSLIKKYGMDEKIWEFIRNGGIVLGICGGYQIMGKKLIDEKNTEGDVGTIEGLGIFDLETHFGNEKAIKNSKGILKIDDMEIEVSGYELHEGITTSKEEPLIKLFKGFGNNGDGFDGAVKRIGESYVIGTYFHGILDNYRFRNYLINLAIKKKYESNGSNKDFELLEHDSYKDTFEKNMDKLAKIVSENVNLSNII, translated from the coding sequence ATGGCAAAGTTTATAATGGTTGTAGGTACTTCCTCAAACAGTGGGAAGACTGTACTGGTTTCAGCATTATGCAGGTTGTTGGCAAATAAGGGGTATAAAGTAGCCCCTTTTAAATCTCAAAACATGAGTTTAAACTCAAGGGTAAGTGTTGAAGATGGTGAAATAGCAGTTGCCCAATACACTCAAGCAAGAGCTGCAAAAACCGAACCTTCCATCCATTTCAATCCGATACTTTTAAAACCAAAAGGAAATTTTGTGTCTCAAGTTGTGGTCCATGGAAAGCCTTACAAAGATATGGATTATAATGAATATAGAAAAAATAAAGATTATTTTTTAGATAAGATAACGGAAAGTCTCGAATATCTAGATAACAATTACGACTATGTGGTTATGGAGGGAGCAGGGAGCTGCTGTGAAATAAACTTACTTGAAGACGATATAGCAAACTTAAGGGTGGCTGAAATTGTAGATGCCGATGCTATTTTAGTTTCTGACATCGATAATGGAGGGGTTTTTGCATCAATCTATGGAACGATTGAATTACTACCAGAAAACTGGAGAAAACTAATAAAAGGGTTTGTAATAAATAAATTTAGGGGAAATGTTGATGTTTTAAAAAGCGGTTTTAAAAAAATAGAGGAGCTCACTGGCATACCTGTTTTAGGTACGATACCTTACGACGAAAGTCTAATATTACCTGAAGAAGATAGTCAGGCACTACAAGGTAGAAAGGTTTTCGGCAATTCAGAAAGCCCTATAGAGGTTAACGTCCTAAGATTTTCAAAAATTGCCAATTTCACAGATGTTGACCCTATTTCAAACGATGTATTGGTAAAGTTTATAGATTTTAAAGAGAACATTACTGGAGATATTTTAATACTTCCAGGAACTAGATGTTCAACTGTTGAGATGTCCTTAATTAAAAAATACGGCATGGATGAAAAAATCTGGGAATTTATAAGGAATGGGGGTATAGTTTTAGGTATCTGCGGTGGTTATCAGATTATGGGGAAGAAGTTAATCGATGAAAAAAACACGGAGGGCGATGTTGGAACAATTGAAGGTCTTGGTATCTTTGACCTAGAAACACACTTTGGAAACGAAAAAGCCATTAAGAACTCAAAGGGAATTTTAAAAATAGATGATATGGAAATTGAAGTTTCAGGTTATGAACTACATGAAGGAATCACCACTTCAAAGGAGGAACCACTTATAAAACTTTTTAAAGGATTTGGAAATAATGGGGACGGTTTTGACGGTGCGGTGAAGAGAATAGGTGAATCTTACGTAATTGGAACTTACTTCCATGGAATTCTAGACAACTATCGATTTAGGAATTATTTGATAAACCTTGCGATAAAAAAGAAATACGAGTCCAATGGCTCCAATAAAGACTTTGAACTCCTTGAACATGACAGCTACAAGGACACCTTTGAAAAGAACATGGATAAGTTGGCAAAAATAGTTAGTGAAAATGTAAACTTGAGCAATATTATTTAA
- a CDS encoding CooT family nickel-binding protein has protein sequence MCNINLYLNDELVMEDVLLVEKKEDKIIAIDLFGDTKEFEGEIKKIDLNNNKILLVK, from the coding sequence ATGTGCAATATTAACTTATATTTAAACGATGAACTCGTTATGGAAGACGTCTTGCTAGTTGAAAAAAAAGAGGACAAAATAATAGCGATTGATTTATTTGGAGATACTAAGGAATTCGAAGGGGAGATAAAAAAAATAGATTTAAATAACAATAAAATACTTCTGGTGAAATAA